From Coffea arabica cultivar ET-39 chromosome 2e, Coffea Arabica ET-39 HiFi, whole genome shotgun sequence, the proteins below share one genomic window:
- the LOC113730728 gene encoding bark storage protein A-like produces MITIYVVDVQSKENHTMAGNQVKWLLLMLVFVSSLIAVSSERKAISASRTIKELNRNGPYLGLITVFAPEEDAFFATGAFKPNPKHPYVDLSGRRFRVGSIGGSKVIYVRCGEGMVNAAAATQQMLDVFRMIGIVHFGIAGNANNSMSIGDVIIPKQFAQTGLWDWVKFKATIPTNDVAELDFGSYDVPNGGDNELGSIGYSTEFFYSKSGKPNAPERTLWFQTSQNWLEVSSSLEGIALEQCVNSSLCLPEKPKVVVGLNGATANIFVDNAAYREFLYTTFHVSSLDMESAAVVMTCLSNGFKVIVIRGLSDLAGAEDGDNTIRLFGPLAASNVAKAVVQFVKTLRGFHFQLSI; encoded by the exons ATGATAACTATATATGTGGTTGATGTTCAGAGCAAGGAGAACCATACAATGGCTGGAAACCAAGTCAAATGGCTTTTGTTGATGCTAGTTTTCGTTTCCTCGCTTATAGCCGTTTCATCCGAAAGGAAGGCAATCTCTGCTAGTAGGACAATCAAAGAGCTGAATCGCAATGGACCTTATCTTGGTCTTATTACGGTTTTTGCCCCGGAAGAAGATGCTTTTTTCGCTACTGGTGCCTTCAAGCCTAACCCGAAGCACCCTTATGTGGATTTGTCAG GGAGGCGGTTTCGCGTAGGGAGCATAGGAGGATCAAAAGTCATTTATGTAAGATGTGGAGAGGGAATG GTGAATGCTGCAGCAGCAACACAACAGATGTTGGATGTCTTTCGCATGATTGGAATTGTACACTTTGGCATTGCAGGCAATGCTAACAATTCCATGTCCATAGGAGATGTCATCATCCCTAAGCAGTTTGCTCAAACAGGGTTATGGGACTGGGTG aAATTCAAGGCAACAATACCGACAAATGATGTTGCTGAACTGGACTTTGGAAGCTATGATGTTCCCAATGGAGGAGACAATGAGTTGGGGAGCATTGGGTATTCGACGGAGTTCTTCTACTCTAAGTCAGGAAAGCCTAATGCTCCTGAAAGAACACTTTGGTTTCAGACAAGTCAGAATTGGCTAGAAGTATCTTCTAGTCTGGAG GGAATAGCGCTGGAACAGTGCGTGAACTCGAGCTTGTGCCTTCCTGAAAAGCCCAAGGTAGTTGTTGGACTGAATGGCGCAACTGCCAACATTTTTGTGGACAATGCAGCTTACAGGGAGTTCCTCTATACAACTTTTCATGTTTCATCACTTGATATGGAGAGTGCAGCTGTAGTCATG ACATGTTTATCGAATGGCTTCAAGGTAATTGTCATACGAGGACTATCGGATTTAGCTGGAGCAGAAGATGGAGACAATACTATTCGTCTGTTTGGCCCTCTTGCAGCATCAAATGTAGCCAAGGCTGTTGTCCAATTTGTGAAGACATTGCGAGGATTTCACTTTCAACTGTCTATTTAG